In Actinoplanes derwentensis, the following proteins share a genomic window:
- a CDS encoding glycine zipper family protein, giving the protein MPRLHDTEMIHSDSAHLGSTPQVVATAADFATAERAVAQLIDGGVPAGRAVIVACGRQLAGRRPAARAARRGALSGLVVAVLIEHLLAWFDLIIPLADMTWSTLVAAGLGALIGAGLGLIGHEFAGEDGPPVVLPGHYDVLVAGDVADHAVRLLGAERV; this is encoded by the coding sequence ATGCCCCGCCTACACGACACCGAGATGATCCACAGCGACAGCGCTCACCTCGGGTCCACACCCCAGGTCGTCGCCACCGCCGCCGACTTCGCCACCGCCGAGCGCGCGGTGGCGCAGCTGATCGACGGGGGAGTGCCGGCCGGCCGGGCCGTGATCGTCGCGTGCGGTCGGCAGCTCGCCGGCCGCCGCCCCGCCGCCCGTGCCGCTCGCCGTGGCGCCCTGTCCGGCCTGGTGGTCGCGGTTCTGATCGAGCACCTGCTGGCCTGGTTCGACCTGATCATCCCGCTCGCCGACATGACCTGGAGCACCCTGGTCGCCGCCGGGCTGGGCGCGCTGATCGGTGCCGGTCTCGGCCTGATCGGTCACGAGTTCGCCGGGGAGGACGGTCCCCCGGTGGTCCTCCCCGGCCACTACGACGTCCTGGTCGCCGGAGACGTCGCCGATCACGCCGTCCGGCTGCTGGGAGCCGAGCGGGTCTGA
- a CDS encoding ABC transporter transmembrane domain-containing protein, with product MFPGDFVQADILAVMIVGAVLGAFQQFLLQRTGEAVVFTVRRTLVAHLLRLPVSAYDERQSGNLVSRVGADTAQVRSVITSGVVDLAVGVLLVGGSVIGMSLLDPLLLGISLLPVLAGTVRDNLTLAAPDVQERTIRRVTASVNLDDLFARDPAGLNAPVGDGGVLFSGGERQRLAVARTLLAPGELLLFDEPTAHLDARNEEAPQHRLTAHAADRTLLVVAHRLATVAQADQILVIDDGRSVAAGRHEELLVRDPLYREFATRQLLT from the coding sequence GTGTTCCCGGGTGACTTTGTCCAGGCCGACATCCTGGCGGTCATGATCGTGGGCGCGGTGCTGGGCGCGTTCCAGCAGTTCCTGCTGCAGCGCACCGGCGAGGCCGTGGTCTTCACCGTGCGCCGCACGCTGGTCGCGCACCTGCTGCGGTTGCCGGTCTCGGCGTATGACGAGCGGCAGTCCGGCAACCTCGTGTCCCGGGTCGGCGCTGACACCGCCCAGGTGCGCTCGGTGATCACGTCCGGGGTGGTGGACCTGGCCGTCGGCGTCCTGCTCGTCGGCGGATCGGTCATCGGCATGAGCCTGCTCGATCCACTGCTGCTCGGCATCAGTCTGCTGCCGGTGCTGGCCGGCACCGTCCGGGACAACTTGACGCTGGCCGCGCCGGACGTCCAGGAACGGACGATCCGCCGGGTCACCGCGTCGGTAAACCTCGACGACCTCTTCGCCCGCGATCCGGCCGGCCTGAACGCGCCGGTCGGGGACGGCGGCGTGCTTTTCTCGGGCGGCGAGCGGCAACGGCTCGCCGTCGCGCGTACATTGCTCGCTCCGGGCGAACTGCTGCTCTTCGACGAGCCGACCGCCCATCTGGACGCGCGCAACGAAGAAGCACCGCAGCACAGGCTCACCGCACACGCGGCCGACCGGACTCTGCTGGTCGTCGCCCATCGGCTGGCCACCGTGGCGCAGGCCGACCAGATCCTGGTGATCGACGACGGCCGCTCGGTGGCCGCCGGACGGCACGAGGAGTTACTCGTGCGCGACCCGCTCTACCGCGAGTTCGCCACCCGGCAACTGCTGACCTGA
- a CDS encoding LLM class flavin-dependent oxidoreductase, with product MLSVLDQVPVFRGDEPADAVREAVGLARAVESLGYHRFWVAEHHGSAANACAAPEILVAAVAGATERIRVGTGGVLLPYYSPLKVAETFRVLSALYPGRIDLGFGRGRGGPAVMAELLNPYTIATTEAYSEQVGRLLAFLGDVRTVSRVSVTPALAEPPMPWLLGSGAGSARLAGMLGLPFCFAQFIVADECPEAIEAYQKAFKASPWLDSPQAMLALRVLAADTADEAEELATCFWMSCTTGWRAQVRPADDYRGGVPTLVDAQRYTLTDEDRALRASRPYLQISGTAEAVGDEIRRLRKVYDVSEVMLTTNCPGGAARRRSYELLATEFALTASA from the coding sequence ATGCTCAGTGTCCTGGACCAGGTGCCCGTGTTCCGTGGCGACGAACCCGCCGACGCGGTCCGCGAGGCCGTCGGGCTCGCCCGTGCCGTCGAATCGCTGGGCTACCACCGGTTCTGGGTCGCCGAGCACCACGGCAGCGCCGCCAACGCCTGTGCGGCGCCGGAGATCCTGGTGGCGGCCGTTGCGGGGGCCACCGAACGGATCCGGGTGGGCACCGGCGGCGTGCTGCTGCCGTACTACAGCCCGCTCAAGGTCGCGGAGACCTTCCGGGTGCTGTCCGCGCTGTACCCCGGTCGGATCGACCTCGGATTCGGGCGTGGCCGCGGCGGCCCGGCGGTGATGGCCGAACTGCTCAACCCGTACACGATCGCCACTACGGAGGCGTACAGCGAGCAGGTCGGCCGTCTGCTCGCTTTTCTCGGCGACGTCCGGACCGTCAGCCGGGTCTCGGTCACGCCGGCGTTGGCCGAACCGCCGATGCCGTGGCTGCTCGGATCCGGCGCCGGCAGCGCTCGCCTCGCCGGGATGCTCGGACTGCCGTTCTGCTTCGCACAGTTCATCGTGGCCGACGAGTGCCCCGAGGCGATCGAGGCCTATCAGAAGGCCTTCAAGGCCTCCCCGTGGCTGGACTCGCCGCAGGCGATGCTGGCGCTGCGGGTTCTAGCGGCCGACACCGCCGACGAGGCCGAGGAGTTGGCCACCTGCTTCTGGATGTCGTGCACCACCGGCTGGCGGGCCCAGGTACGGCCGGCAGACGACTACCGGGGTGGCGTGCCGACCCTGGTGGACGCGCAGCGGTACACGCTGACCGACGAGGACCGGGCGTTGCGCGCGAGCCGGCCGTATCTGCAGATCTCCGGCACGGCGGAGGCGGTCGGCGACGAGATCCGGCGGCTGCGCAAGGTGTACGACGTGTCCGAGGTCATGCTCACCACGAACTGTCCCGGCGGGGCCGCCCGGCGCCGTTCCTACGAACTGCTGGCCACCGAGTTCGCGCTGACCGCCTCGGCCTGA
- a CDS encoding LuxR C-terminal-related transcriptional regulator: MADVLVVAEEALVSIGIKMILEMMGGFTVVAVDRDRALSAVAEHRPTVVLLDTHVTLRESVPLLTQLRDLESCPALAVLTTLATPSTVLESLRGGACGFLLKDSQPEQLVAAVRALASGVTVLAPEASSIMLGAACRGTLASETSVDEIKQLSDREQTIVGLVGKGLTNAEIARRLFISDSTVKEYVSVILRKLGVANRVQAAVLAYAAGLTADDLA; encoded by the coding sequence ATGGCGGACGTACTGGTGGTGGCCGAGGAGGCCCTGGTCTCGATCGGCATCAAGATGATTCTCGAGATGATGGGCGGCTTTACTGTCGTCGCCGTCGACCGGGACCGCGCGCTCTCCGCGGTCGCGGAACATCGGCCCACGGTCGTCCTGCTGGATACCCACGTGACGCTGCGCGAGAGCGTGCCGTTGCTGACGCAGCTGCGCGACCTGGAGTCCTGCCCCGCGCTGGCCGTGCTGACCACGCTGGCGACGCCCAGCACCGTCCTGGAGTCGCTCCGCGGCGGCGCGTGCGGGTTCCTGCTCAAGGACAGTCAGCCGGAGCAGCTGGTGGCGGCGGTACGCGCGCTGGCGTCCGGAGTGACCGTGCTCGCGCCGGAGGCCTCGTCGATCATGCTGGGGGCCGCCTGCCGTGGCACTCTCGCCTCCGAGACGTCCGTCGACGAGATCAAACAGCTCTCCGACCGGGAGCAGACGATCGTGGGCCTGGTCGGGAAAGGGCTGACCAACGCGGAGATCGCGCGCCGGCTGTTCATCAGCGACTCCACGGTCAAGGAGTACGTCAGTGTCATCCTGCGCAAGCTCGGTGTGGCCAATCGGGTGCAGGCGGCCGTGCTGGCGTACGCCGCCGGCCTCACCGCGGACGATCTCGCCTGA
- a CDS encoding FtsX-like permease family protein: MIFTLAWSQVRSNPGRLLAIVAAVVLATGFLAATATFASTSDEGLRLTAAAPLTTADIVLDAGDTVHDPNWYQVTGGVPGVRTVDAQFARTVSVFGGARRGSANVQSIPATPQVRWFDIDEGAWPSAAGQVVADRRTLTDLGVGVGATLVFRQGAADPVTVTVVGSADLGFRPLTGSDYRFYAAPAFFAGDTPPAALLTVADRDRLAETVGAVGKVLPQGATATDASVAADMAAARFAGGNTQLVVIMLAFAAVALLASILVIANTFQMIVSQRIRQVALLRLVGGHRRQVSRVVLTEAAIAGSIGAVLGAVAGVGIGYLGAGLLDINGGGLAVSPIMLVLCVLTGVAATVVAAWAPARGATRVPPVRALQDIPETLPAQVHGGRRLAVGLALLVFAVGALVGAGVGASLPLALVGGVLLAAGLLIALPLGIALLLPPTARGLERFGVAAGLAGGSLRQNARRTASATMAVVVGAALITSLAVASASGRATVEADLEARYPVAVSVHTDGAAIDDRTVQALAGIPGLSTTTVQTTAATFPAAGKPTPARIASIPAGLGGRLAPELGMAGGGPVLLLPNAYLTARGLKDGAPITIKVDDRDVHFTARGSRLADTTGQLLGVASGDALTAAGVRTVPTAVWGTAPGGFDRESLAGDVNAVAARDAGVEVGGGLTEGGDIMNVLSILLGLSLGMLAVTVVIALLGIANLLGLSVIERAREMALLRALGTRSSRLRAMVAIEAVTITLLGTVAGIVIGVPVGLVGVIAAVGRQADPVIRPAWPQLGLVLVAAAVTGVLASLAPARRATRIAPAEGLVR, translated from the coding sequence ATGATCTTCACGCTCGCCTGGTCGCAGGTCCGGTCGAATCCGGGCCGCCTGCTCGCGATCGTCGCCGCGGTCGTCCTCGCCACCGGCTTCCTGGCCGCTACGGCCACGTTCGCGAGCACGTCGGACGAGGGCCTCCGGCTCACCGCCGCCGCGCCGCTGACCACTGCGGACATCGTGCTCGACGCCGGCGACACGGTGCACGATCCGAACTGGTACCAGGTGACCGGCGGAGTGCCGGGCGTCCGGACCGTGGATGCGCAGTTCGCGCGGACGGTCAGCGTGTTCGGCGGTGCCCGGCGCGGATCGGCCAACGTGCAGAGCATCCCGGCGACCCCGCAGGTTCGCTGGTTCGACATCGACGAAGGAGCCTGGCCCAGCGCGGCCGGCCAGGTCGTCGCCGACCGGCGCACGCTCACCGACCTGGGCGTGGGGGTCGGCGCCACACTCGTCTTCCGGCAGGGCGCGGCCGATCCGGTGACGGTTACCGTGGTCGGCTCGGCCGACCTCGGCTTCCGCCCGCTGACCGGATCGGACTACCGCTTCTACGCCGCTCCGGCATTCTTCGCCGGTGACACGCCGCCTGCCGCCCTGCTGACCGTCGCTGACAGGGACCGGCTGGCCGAGACCGTCGGCGCGGTCGGCAAGGTTCTGCCCCAGGGGGCGACGGCGACCGACGCGTCGGTGGCGGCCGACATGGCCGCCGCCCGGTTCGCCGGCGGCAACACCCAGTTGGTCGTGATAATGCTGGCCTTCGCCGCGGTGGCGCTGCTCGCGTCGATTCTCGTCATCGCCAACACCTTCCAGATGATCGTCTCCCAGCGGATCCGTCAGGTGGCATTGCTGCGGCTGGTCGGCGGGCACCGCCGGCAGGTGAGCCGGGTGGTGCTGACCGAGGCCGCGATCGCCGGGAGCATCGGCGCGGTTCTCGGCGCGGTGGCCGGCGTCGGGATCGGATATCTCGGAGCCGGTCTGCTCGACATCAACGGCGGCGGTCTGGCGGTCAGCCCGATCATGCTGGTGCTGTGCGTTCTCACCGGTGTGGCCGCCACGGTCGTCGCGGCCTGGGCGCCGGCCAGGGGAGCGACCCGGGTGCCGCCGGTACGGGCGCTGCAGGACATTCCCGAAACGCTTCCCGCGCAGGTCCATGGCGGCCGCCGGCTTGCCGTCGGGCTGGCGCTCCTCGTCTTCGCCGTTGGTGCGCTGGTCGGCGCCGGGGTCGGTGCCTCGCTCCCGCTGGCGCTGGTCGGAGGGGTGCTGCTCGCCGCCGGGCTGCTGATCGCGTTACCGTTGGGCATCGCGCTGCTGCTGCCACCGACCGCTCGCGGTTTGGAACGGTTCGGGGTCGCGGCCGGCCTGGCAGGGGGCAGCCTTCGGCAGAACGCGCGCCGGACGGCATCGGCGACGATGGCCGTGGTCGTCGGCGCAGCGCTGATCACCAGCCTGGCCGTGGCATCCGCGAGTGGGCGTGCCACGGTGGAGGCCGACCTCGAGGCGCGTTATCCGGTGGCGGTCAGCGTGCACACCGACGGTGCCGCGATCGACGACCGTACCGTTCAGGCTCTGGCCGGGATACCGGGGCTGAGTACGACCACGGTGCAGACGACCGCCGCGACGTTCCCGGCGGCGGGCAAACCCACGCCGGCCCGAATCGCGTCGATTCCCGCCGGCCTGGGCGGCAGGCTGGCGCCGGAGTTGGGCATGGCCGGCGGCGGCCCGGTTCTGCTGCTGCCCAACGCCTACCTGACTGCTCGCGGGCTGAAGGACGGCGCGCCCATCACGATCAAGGTGGATGACCGCGACGTTCACTTCACCGCCCGGGGCTCCCGGCTGGCCGACACCACCGGGCAACTGCTCGGGGTCGCCTCCGGTGACGCGCTGACCGCCGCCGGGGTCAGGACCGTGCCGACCGCGGTCTGGGGCACCGCACCGGGCGGCTTTGACCGGGAATCGCTGGCAGGCGACGTCAACGCCGTGGCCGCACGCGACGCCGGGGTGGAGGTCGGAGGCGGCCTGACCGAGGGCGGCGACATCATGAACGTCTTGTCAATCCTTCTCGGGCTGTCGCTGGGCATGCTGGCGGTCACCGTGGTGATCGCGCTGCTCGGCATCGCGAACCTGCTCGGCCTGTCGGTGATCGAACGCGCCCGGGAGATGGCGTTGCTGCGGGCGCTCGGCACCCGCAGCAGCCGGCTGCGGGCAATGGTCGCGATCGAGGCGGTCACGATCACCCTGCTCGGCACGGTGGCCGGCATCGTCATCGGGGTGCCGGTCGGGCTGGTCGGCGTGATCGCGGCGGTGGGCCGGCAGGCGGATCCGGTGATCCGGCCGGCCTGGCCACAGCTGGGCCTGGTGCTGGTGGCCGCGGCGGTCACCGGGGTTCTGGCCAGCCTCGCGCCGGCTCGCCGGGCCACGCGGATCGCCCCCGCGGAAGGCCTCGTGCGATAG
- a CDS encoding ABC transporter ATP-binding protein, translating into MMMQTTSGEMVSCHNLRKRYGTGDAAVVAVDGVSVAFAAGEFTAIMGPSGSGKTTLMHLLAGLDTATEGEVSLAGVPLAGLDDRALTDLRRDRVGFIFQAFNLLPTLTAEQNIVLPLRLAGRPVDRDRLQRIAASLQIADRLSHRPAELSGGQQQRVAVARALLTEPSVVFADEPTGALDIATGRALLAGLQTAARQTGQTIIMVTHDAAAATYADRVLIMADGRLWEELRAPTMESIVAVMASVAVPS; encoded by the coding sequence GTGATGATGCAGACGACGAGCGGCGAGATGGTCAGCTGCCACAACCTGCGTAAGCGGTACGGGACCGGGGACGCCGCGGTGGTTGCCGTTGACGGGGTGTCGGTCGCTTTCGCGGCGGGCGAGTTCACCGCGATCATGGGCCCGTCCGGTTCGGGGAAGACGACGCTGATGCACCTGCTCGCCGGCCTCGACACGGCGACCGAGGGCGAGGTCAGCCTGGCCGGGGTGCCGCTCGCCGGGTTGGACGACCGCGCGCTCACCGACCTGCGCCGGGACCGGGTCGGCTTCATTTTTCAGGCGTTCAACCTGCTGCCGACGCTGACCGCCGAGCAGAACATCGTGTTGCCGCTGCGGCTGGCCGGCCGGCCCGTCGACCGCGACCGGTTGCAGCGGATCGCCGCGTCGCTGCAGATCGCCGATCGGCTCAGTCACCGCCCGGCCGAACTGTCGGGTGGTCAGCAGCAGCGGGTCGCGGTGGCCCGTGCGCTTCTTACCGAGCCGTCGGTCGTGTTCGCCGACGAGCCGACCGGCGCGCTGGACATCGCCACCGGCCGGGCGTTGCTCGCCGGCCTGCAGACCGCCGCCCGGCAGACCGGTCAGACGATCATCATGGTGACGCACGACGCGGCGGCCGCCACGTATGCCGATCGGGTCCTCATCATGGCCGACGGGCGGCTCTGGGAAGAGCTCCGGGCGCCCACGATGGAGTCGATCGTCGCCGTCATGGCCTCGGTGGCGGTGCCCTCATGA
- a CDS encoding sensor histidine kinase, giving the protein MWSWDRRTLTVDTAIAAAAVTACLLLGLAGLAEWYWSALVAVTLVIRRSAPVVFLGLVAALSAIHMTLSGSFAFPGDLIDLVAGHAVAAYGPARLRHAGLLLGVAGGLVVTARALNDRLLSAAMLPAALIVAATLAAWSMGLMQRQQRAAVLDAQHRRRLAEQDSAMRARLATIEERTRISQEMHDIIAHSLASVIAQAEGGRVAARADAIVAGPLFDRIAHIGREALTDVKRLLNSIDCDMQGDDFAQGLRELPDLLGGVSAAGLDVTLEVAGEEQPLASGMDLAVYRVIQESLTNVLKHAPQRRALLRLVWTPARLEVTVTSPLAGAGGGSPREGRGLSGIRQRCSLFNGDCEITAGQDFSVVTRWPLTRLDLPVS; this is encoded by the coding sequence GTGTGGAGCTGGGACAGGAGAACGCTGACGGTCGACACCGCCATCGCGGCCGCCGCCGTCACGGCGTGCCTGCTGCTCGGGCTGGCCGGTCTGGCGGAGTGGTACTGGTCGGCGCTCGTGGCCGTCACCCTGGTCATCCGCCGCTCGGCGCCAGTGGTCTTCCTCGGGCTGGTCGCGGCGCTCTCCGCCATCCACATGACTCTCTCCGGAAGCTTCGCGTTCCCCGGTGACCTGATCGATCTGGTCGCGGGGCATGCGGTCGCCGCATACGGCCCGGCCCGGTTGCGCCACGCCGGCCTGCTGCTCGGCGTGGCCGGTGGTCTGGTGGTGACCGCCCGGGCGCTGAACGACCGGCTGCTCTCGGCCGCGATGCTGCCCGCCGCGCTGATCGTCGCGGCGACACTGGCCGCCTGGTCGATGGGCCTGATGCAACGCCAGCAGCGAGCCGCCGTCCTCGACGCGCAGCACCGCCGCCGTCTGGCCGAGCAGGACAGCGCGATGCGCGCCCGGCTCGCGACGATCGAGGAACGCACCCGCATCAGTCAGGAGATGCACGACATCATCGCGCACTCCCTGGCCTCCGTCATCGCGCAGGCCGAGGGCGGCCGGGTCGCCGCCCGCGCCGACGCGATCGTCGCCGGTCCACTTTTCGACCGCATCGCGCACATCGGACGGGAAGCTCTCACCGACGTGAAGCGGCTCCTGAACTCGATCGACTGCGACATGCAGGGCGACGACTTCGCCCAGGGACTGCGAGAGCTCCCCGACCTGCTGGGCGGGGTCTCTGCCGCCGGCCTCGACGTGACGCTGGAAGTGGCGGGGGAGGAGCAGCCGCTGGCATCCGGTATGGACCTGGCGGTGTACCGGGTCATCCAGGAGTCACTGACCAACGTGCTCAAACACGCGCCTCAGCGGCGGGCGCTTCTCCGGCTTGTGTGGACGCCGGCGCGCCTCGAGGTCACGGTGACCAGCCCGCTGGCCGGCGCCGGCGGCGGCTCGCCCCGGGAGGGTCGCGGGCTGTCCGGGATCCGGCAGCGGTGCTCGTTGTTCAACGGCGACTGCGAGATAACGGCCGGCCAGGACTTCAGCGTGGTCACCCGCTGGCCCCTCACTCGTCTGGACCTGCCCGTCTCATGA
- a CDS encoding response regulator has translation MTEQIDVLIADDQDLVRTGFAMVVGAAPDMRVVATASDGAEAVRLTAEFRPDVVLMDIRMPRLDGIAAARAILDGTDHPPKILALTTYDNDEYASRILAAGASGYLLKDTTAEGLTAAIRTVHHGGSVLAPSTTHRLVTARRPDPPRPSALLDNFTSRERDVFDLIVAGASNAEIADRLHLAEVTVKTHVGRVLAKIGVRDRVNVVIWAYQNGAGQRPG, from the coding sequence ATGACCGAGCAGATCGACGTGCTGATCGCCGACGACCAGGACCTCGTCCGCACCGGTTTCGCCATGGTCGTCGGCGCCGCCCCGGACATGCGGGTGGTCGCGACGGCCTCGGACGGCGCCGAGGCGGTCCGGCTGACCGCGGAATTCCGTCCCGACGTGGTGCTCATGGACATCCGGATGCCCCGTCTAGACGGTATCGCTGCGGCCCGCGCGATCCTCGACGGCACCGATCACCCTCCGAAGATCCTCGCGCTGACCACGTACGACAACGATGAGTACGCCAGCCGCATCCTGGCCGCGGGCGCCAGTGGATACCTGCTGAAGGACACCACAGCCGAAGGCCTGACTGCGGCGATCCGGACAGTCCACCACGGCGGTTCGGTCCTCGCCCCGTCGACGACACACCGCCTGGTCACCGCCCGCCGCCCGGACCCGCCACGACCGTCGGCGCTGCTGGACAACTTCACCAGCCGGGAGCGGGACGTCTTCGACCTGATCGTGGCGGGCGCAAGCAACGCCGAAATCGCCGACCGCCTGCACCTGGCCGAGGTGACCGTCAAAACCCACGTCGGCCGGGTGCTGGCCAAAATTGGCGTTCGCGACCGCGTGAATGTCGTCATCTGGGCCTACCAGAACGGCGCCGGGCAAAGGCCCGGCTAA
- a CDS encoding MerR family DNA-binding transcriptional regulator, which translates to MGVAGRLVSAATAAQRLGVSTRTLRRYTADGTLPDRRSPGGRRVFDPDELSRLTARRGDVPVVVGALALRALKADVGADGVIGTHSVRDGLINEYSQAA; encoded by the coding sequence ATGGGCGTTGCTGGACGGCTGGTGTCCGCTGCGACCGCGGCGCAGCGGCTGGGTGTGTCGACGAGGACTTTGCGGCGGTATACCGCCGACGGCACGTTGCCGGATCGGCGGTCACCGGGTGGTCGGCGGGTGTTCGATCCGGATGAGTTGTCCAGATTGACTGCTCGGCGCGGGGACGTTCCCGTGGTTGTTGGGGCGCTCGCGCTGCGCGCTCTCAAGGCTGATGTGGGCGCGGATGGAGTTATCGGCACCCACAGCGTCCGCGACGGGCTGATCAACGAGTATTCGCAGGCTGCGTAG
- a CDS encoding ABC transporter ATP-binding protein translates to MSAEAIRVDRVRRVYDIGTGGSLTALDDVSLTISAGTFVSVIGPSGCGKSTLLRVIAGLEQPDGGAVHVGGVTPAQAAEHKMLGLVPQTPALLPWLSVLKNVSLPAKVNRSAGRKRRAAAGTGAPDMVELLRKAGLHDVMHKLPSQISGGMQQRAAIVRAFGLHPDVLLMDEPFSALDEFTRESLQEQLLDLWDELKATVLFVTHSVSEAVRLSDKIVVMAPYPGRIIDVLDIDLPRPRGQAILKTAHFHHYEDLVRDRLRGAFQGAAS, encoded by the coding sequence GTGAGTGCCGAGGCGATCCGGGTGGACCGGGTGCGGCGCGTCTACGACATCGGAACCGGCGGCTCGCTGACCGCACTCGACGACGTCAGCCTGACGATTTCGGCCGGCACCTTCGTCAGCGTGATCGGCCCCAGCGGCTGTGGCAAGTCCACGCTCCTGCGGGTGATCGCCGGCTTGGAACAGCCGGACGGCGGCGCGGTGCACGTCGGCGGGGTCACCCCGGCGCAGGCCGCCGAGCACAAGATGCTCGGCCTGGTCCCGCAGACCCCGGCACTGCTGCCCTGGCTGTCGGTGCTGAAGAACGTCTCACTGCCCGCGAAGGTCAACCGGTCGGCGGGCCGCAAACGGCGCGCCGCGGCCGGCACCGGCGCCCCGGACATGGTGGAACTGCTGCGCAAGGCCGGCCTGCACGACGTGATGCACAAGCTGCCGTCGCAGATCTCCGGCGGCATGCAGCAGCGGGCCGCGATCGTGCGGGCGTTCGGCCTGCACCCGGACGTGCTGCTGATGGACGAGCCGTTCTCGGCGCTGGACGAGTTCACCCGGGAGTCGCTGCAGGAGCAGCTGCTGGACCTGTGGGACGAGCTGAAGGCGACCGTGCTGTTCGTGACCCACTCGGTCAGCGAGGCGGTCCGGCTCTCCGACAAGATCGTGGTGATGGCGCCGTACCCGGGCCGGATCATCGACGTCCTGGACATCGATCTGCCGCGCCCGCGGGGGCAGGCGATCCTCAAGACGGCGCATTTCCACCACTACGAGGACCTGGTTCGCGACCGGCTCCGCGGGGCTTTCCAGGGAGCGGCCTCATGA
- a CDS encoding ABC transporter permease yields MTAAIRTRRRPDLSFLRPSFWLPLVLMMIVLGLLWQWGAQRMPYLLPPLGDIGATLVEDAGYYLRNAYVTLREALGGLVLGGLGAFVIGVLVSEFTLARRAIMPVAVILNVTPLVAIAPALVVAFGFGAAPKLIVTGLICFFPVLINTSVGLRAVPLPVLQVYRTVHASRLETLWYLRIPSALPYLFAALRIVFPLSVVGAVVAELSAAGSSEGLGTAISLASSMNRLSAVYASIAILAVLGSLLLLFVTLLERRLLHWHETQSAGK; encoded by the coding sequence ATGACGGCCGCGATCCGCACCCGCCGGCGACCCGACCTGTCGTTCCTGCGGCCGTCGTTCTGGCTGCCGCTGGTGCTGATGATGATCGTGCTGGGCCTGCTCTGGCAGTGGGGCGCACAGCGGATGCCGTACCTGCTGCCGCCGCTCGGTGACATCGGCGCCACCCTGGTCGAGGACGCCGGCTACTACCTGCGCAACGCGTACGTGACGTTGCGCGAGGCACTCGGCGGGCTGGTGCTCGGCGGACTGGGCGCTTTCGTGATCGGCGTGCTCGTCAGCGAGTTCACCCTGGCCCGCCGGGCGATCATGCCGGTGGCGGTGATCCTGAACGTGACGCCGCTGGTGGCGATCGCCCCGGCGCTGGTGGTGGCCTTCGGGTTCGGTGCCGCGCCGAAACTCATCGTCACCGGGCTGATCTGCTTCTTCCCGGTGCTGATCAACACGTCGGTCGGGCTGCGCGCGGTGCCGTTGCCGGTGCTGCAGGTCTACCGCACGGTGCACGCGTCCCGGCTGGAGACGCTCTGGTACCTGCGGATCCCCAGCGCGCTGCCGTACCTGTTCGCCGCCCTGCGCATCGTGTTCCCGCTGTCGGTGGTGGGTGCGGTGGTCGCCGAGTTGTCCGCGGCCGGATCCTCCGAGGGTCTCGGTACCGCGATCAGCCTGGCGTCCTCGATGAACCGGCTGTCCGCCGTCTACGCCTCCATCGCGATCCTCGCGGTGCTCGGCTCGCTGCTGCTGCTGTTCGTGACCCTGCTGGAGCGCCGTCTCCTGCACTGGCACGAGACCCAGAGCGCCGGCAAGTAA